The Deinococcus metallilatus genome segment TCTCGACGATCAGTGTGGTGGTCGCGCCCGCCGGGCCGCCCCCCGTGAGCACCCAGATCGGCGTGAAGACCTTCAGGGCGCCGATGACGGTCACCAGGAACACCAGGAAGAGGGTCGGTGAGATCATCGGCAGCGTGACGTGGCGGTAGACCTGCCAGGGACTCGCGCCGTCAAGCCGCGCGGCCTCCCGCTGCTCCGGCGGGACACCTTGCAGGGCGCTCAGGAAGATCACCGTGTTCAGCCCCACCGCCTTCAGCACCTCGATCACGATCAAGGTTCCCAGGGCGGTTTTCGGGTTCAGCAGCAGGTTCGCGTCCTGGAAGCCGAGGTGCTGGAGGCCCGTATTGAGCGGCCCCTGCGGCTGCAAGAGGAACTTCCAGATCAGCGACCACGCCACGATGGGCATCACCACCGGCGAGAACACCATCGACCGGAAAGCCGCGATGCCGCGCAGCTTCACGTTCAAGAGGCTGGCGAGCAGCAGGGCCACTGTCAGGTTCAGGGCCACCAGGCCCACCGTGAAGACGGCGGTGACGCCCAGGCTGCCCCGGAACTCCAGGTCGCGGGCCAGCTTGGCGTAGTTGGCGAAACCCTTGAAGGTGGGCGCGTCCAGCAGGGACCAGCCGGTCAGGGACATCCACAGGACCGCCACCAGGGGCAGCAGCACGAAGATCAGCATGCCCAGCAGGTAGGGCAGGGCGAACAGGAACCCTTCCCGCGCCTCCCGCCGGGCCAGCACACTGCTCGCCATACGGGTTACAGGCCGTCCACCGTCTGGCAGGTGCGGTCAAGGATGGCTTTCGTGTTGGCGCCGGGCTGGAACACCTGGTCGAGGCTGCCCGTGATCGCGTCGTTTGCCTTGAGCCAGTTGGTGTCGGTTTGCAGCACGCGGGCGCTGCCGAGCTGGCTGATCAGTGCGGTCTTGAGGGCGCTGGCGGGAACGGCGGGGTTGGCGTTCAGGTAGGCGCTGCTCCTGAGGACCGACTGGCGGGGCGGCGGGAAGAACTTGGCGGTGCGGGCCATGTTCTCCTTCGAGGCGAGGAACTTCAGGAAATTGATGGCCTCCGCCTGGTTCTTTCCCTTGCTGAAGACAGCGTACCCGGCCTGCCCGAGTTGCGTAATCCGGCCCGCCGTGCCCTTGGGCAGCGGCGCGATGCCCCACTTGAACTTGGCATCCTTGAGTTGCCCGGCATAGCTGATGTTGTCGAAGTACATGCCGAGCTTGCCGCCGTCGAAGCTGGTCTGGTCGCCGGGGCGAGGCATGGACTGATCTTTGAACATCATGTTCTGCATCAGGCTGAAGGCTTGCAGGCTCCCGGGGGAGTTGAGGTTGCACTTCATATTTTTGTCGTACACGCCGCCACCGTTCGACCACAGGACCGCCAGCAGACCGCCCGCCCAGGCCTTGGGGTCGATGCGCATCACGCGGGCACCGGAACTGCCGGTTTTCTGTTTGATGCTCAGGGCACTCTTCTGGAAGTCGTTGTAGCTCCACTGCCCCTTCGCGTACTGGGTCAGCGGGTCCGCGATCCCGGCCTGCTTGAAAAGGTCCTTGTTGTAGAAGAGCACCAGTGGCGAGTTCGAGAAGGGAATGCCGTACAGATTGCCGCCCCGCTTCCAGAGGGCCAGCGAGGAGGTCGGGAAGTCGTTCAGGTTGAAAGAGGCATCCTTGCCCAGCGCGCTCAGGTTGGCGAGGTTGTTCGAGGCGATGAAGGTCGGCACGTCCCGCTCCGCCACCCAGCCGATATCCGGGGCGTCCCCCGAGGCGATCTGCACGGCGAGCTTGCGGCTGTAGTCCGCGAAGGGCGTGACCTCGACCTTGACGTTCGTGCCCGTCTTGGCCGCGTACTCCTGAGCGAGCTGCTGCAAGAGGGCCAGGCCCTCCCCACCTGCCCAGGTGCTGAAGCGCAGATCGGCGGCAGAAGCACCGCTGCCGAGGACAAGGAACGAGGTGACGGCGACGGACAGGGTACGGTGACGCATGCGAAACCTCCGTTGCTAATACGTATTGGCTTGAGGGCACAGTACGAGGTGGTCAGGAGGCTGTCAAGAGAGAAGATGAAGGAGGAGACGCGGGTTGCCCCGACAGGTGACCGCGCCGAGCTGACCCCATACGTCAAAGCAGGCTTCCATCCAAAGGAGGTGCCCGATGAAGAGCACAACCAGAGCTGAGACGAAGGGCCGACTCGCGCCCCCGCGCCAGCACGGCTATTCACTCAAAATTTCAAGGTGCAACTTTCGAGTCTGGCACCTCGGGACCTGTCGGCCAGGGCTGTGATCCGCTCTGGCCGTTCAGGCGGAGAACTTCAGTGGACCTTGTTCAGCTTCTCGTCGTCAGCGTTGAACTCGAAGAGCTTGGCCCGCTCGTTCTCCGGGGTACAGAGGCTGCGCACCAGGTCGTCCGCCTCATTCAGCGTCAGGCCGCCGTGGAGAATCCCCTTGATGCCCTGGATGATCGCGGCCGGGTGGTCGGACTGCCAGATATTGCGGCCCATGTCCACGCCGATGGCCCCCATCTGCACGGCGTTGTAGGTCATCTCCAGCACGTCGCGGTAGGAGTCCAGGCGCGGCCCACCCGCCACGATGATCGGCACCGGGCACTTCAGGACGATCTCCTCGAAGCCCTCGGTGTAGTAGGTCTTGATCAGGTCGGCCCCGAGTTCGGCCAGCAGGCGGCTGGCGTGCGAGAGGTAGCGCTTGTCCTTCTTGCTGGCCAGGCCCTTGCCAGCGGCGGTGACGCCCACCACCGGAAGGTGGTACTGGCTGGCATCCTCGATGGCGCGGGTCATGTTGGTGATGGTGCGGTGGGAGTGGGTGGACCCCACATACACGTTGACGGCGACGGCGGAGGCATTCAGCGACACCGCCTGCCGCGCGCTCAGGATGTAGGCCTCGTCGTCGATGTCCTCCGCCAGGATGGTGTTCCCGCCGGACGCGCGCAGCACGATGCCCGCCTCCAGACTCGCGTCCACGCAGGGGCCGAGCAGCCCGGGCGTGACCATCAGGGCGTCGATGTGGGGCAACAGGGGCGCGATGGCCCTGGCGGGTTCCTCCATGCCGGTGGTCGAACCCATGAAGTAGCCGTGGTCGATGGCGAGCATCAGTGAGCGCCCATCGGGCTTCACGATGCGAGAGAGGCGGTTGCGCTTTCCCCAGCTCATCTGTTCAAACATGGTCACTCCTCCCGCAGGTCGGGGCCGATCTGGGGCACCGGTTGTCCAGGCTTCCATTCCACCGTCACGCCGTCGCCGGGGTTGTGGGGCGCCTTGATGAACACCGCGCGCCAGGGCACCTCCCCCTCGTTGACGAAGTAGTGCATTTCCATCGGATCGCAGCGGTGGTAGTCGCCGGGTCCCAGCTCGATGCGCCGCCCGTTGGTCCAGAGGGTCACGCGGCCTTCCAGGGTGAAAAAGGATTCCTCGGTCTGCTCGTGGTAGTGGTTCGGGAAGTCCTGCCCGGGCGGCAGCACCACCACCCCGAAATCGGTCCGGGGGCCCCGTGACAGGTACCCGGGGCCGTAGGTGTCGTACCTCAGGGGCGTCTCGTCGATCTTGGCCTGATGCATGTGAACCTCCTTCAGAGTCCTGGCGCTTTCCAGAGCGAGTCGGTGACCTGCCGGTCGACCAGGCCCCGCTGGACCCGGTACGCTTCCTTCCAGCGGGCGGCCACCTGCTCGTAGAGGGCCGTGGTCTGGGGATCGGGCGTGTAGATGCGTTCCCAGCGCACCAGAGCGGTGCCTCCCTCGGCCAGGGTGGGGTAGATGTCTGCCCCTGTCCCGGCGGCAATCGCGGTGCCGAGGGCCGTGGCCTCCTTGACGACGGGGACGCGGACGGGCTTGCCCGTGACATCCGCCAGGATCTGGCACCACAGGTCACCCTTGCTGCCCCCGCCAGCAAACGTCAGCACGTCGCTGTCGATGTGTGTGAACTGCCGGATCAGCAGCAGGTTCTGGGCGGTGACGATGGCGGCGTTCTCCTGGAGGGAACGGAACAGGACATGGCGGCCCGACTGCGACGGGTCGAGTGAGAGGTTCAGGAATGAGGGGGCGGCGTGATACCAGGCGCTGTAGCGCATGACGTCACTGAAGATCGGGAGGACGCCGTGGGCGCCGGGGGGCACCTGCCGCGCCTGCTCCTCCAGCAACGTGTAGGCGTCGACGCCCTCCAGTTCCGCCCGCTTCTTCTCGTCCTGACAGAAGACGTCCCGGAACCAGCGCATCGAGGCGCCGACGAAGAAGGCGATGGTTTCCGCCTGCCAGAGGCCCGGGACCGCGTGGCAGTTGACCCGGATGTCCATGGCGGGGTCCACCGTGGGGGCGGGCAGGTTCACCTCCTGCTGCCAGAAGGTGCCGCCCAGGATCGCCGTGTCCCCCGGTCCCACCACGCCCAGCCCCACGCAGCCGAGCTGGACATCGCCGCCACCCATCACCACCGGCGTGCCCGCGTGCAGGCCGGTGTCGCGGGCAGCTTGCGGGCTGACCTCGGCAAAGGCGGTGCCAGCCTCGACGACGGGCGGGAAGATGTCCGTGGGCAGGCCGAGGCGCTCCAGCCCCAGGGTGGACCAGTCGCGGCGGCGCAGGCTGAACATCCCGCTGGTGCAGGCGTTGGACGGGTCACTGGCGAGCGCGCCGCTGAGGCGGTAGAGCACCCAGTCGCTCAGCATGCTGAGCCGGTGGACCCGGGCGAACAGCTCGGGCTGGTGCTGCTTGATCCAGAGGAGCCGCGGGATGGCGCTCAGGGCATAGGTCTGCCCGCTCTCCCGGTAGGTCTGCTGTTCGAGGTCGGTGTGTTGCTGCTGGAGGAACCTCACCTGATCCGCCGCCCGCGCGTCGACGTTGGCGCAGGCCCAGATCTCGCGGCCGTCCCGGTCGTAGAGCACGATGGCCTCGCGCATGCTGCTCGCGCTGACGGCCAGCACCTGGTCCGCACTGACTCCGCCGCGCTGCATGACCTGCCGAATGCAGTCGCAGATCAGCCGCCAGTTGCGTTCCACGGCGAAATTCATGACGCCGGGTGTGCCGTCCCCCTCGTGGGTCCACTCCTGGCTGGCGACCGCCCGCTGCTCGCCCTCAGGGGTGAAGAGGACCGCGCGCACGCTCCCTGTTCCGGCATCGATGGCCAGCAGGGAGCCACTCATGTGTCCTCCCTCAGCAGTGCCGCCGCCGTCTCCTCATCGGTGATCAGCACGTTGATGTGTCCGCCGCGGAGCGCGCCGATCATGGCAGCCACCTTCTGGCTCCCGCCCGAGGCCCCGATGCGGATCGGGATTCCCCGCAACTGTTCCAGGCTCACGCCGATCAGCTGCTGGTGCAGCGGGATATCGAGGGGCGTGCCGCTCCTGTCGAAGAACTGTCCCAGGATGTCGCCGACCGCTCCCATCCGCTGGAAGAGGGTCAGTTCCGCCGGGCTGACATAGCCAGAC includes the following:
- a CDS encoding carbohydrate ABC transporter permease; protein product: MASSVLARREAREGFLFALPYLLGMLIFVLLPLVAVLWMSLTGWSLLDAPTFKGFANYAKLARDLEFRGSLGVTAVFTVGLVALNLTVALLLASLLNVKLRGIAAFRSMVFSPVVMPIVAWSLIWKFLLQPQGPLNTGLQHLGFQDANLLLNPKTALGTLIVIEVLKAVGLNTVIFLSALQGVPPEQREAARLDGASPWQVYRHVTLPMISPTLFLVFLVTVIGALKVFTPIWVLTGGGPAGATTTLIVEMFKQGFTFFEFGYASAIAAVLFLAVLLLTLLQWRLRKALVFYED
- a CDS encoding ABC transporter substrate-binding protein; this translates as MRHRTLSVAVTSFLVLGSGASAADLRFSTWAGGEGLALLQQLAQEYAAKTGTNVKVEVTPFADYSRKLAVQIASGDAPDIGWVAERDVPTFIASNNLANLSALGKDASFNLNDFPTSSLALWKRGGNLYGIPFSNSPLVLFYNKDLFKQAGIADPLTQYAKGQWSYNDFQKSALSIKQKTGSSGARVMRIDPKAWAGGLLAVLWSNGGGVYDKNMKCNLNSPGSLQAFSLMQNMMFKDQSMPRPGDQTSFDGGKLGMYFDNISYAGQLKDAKFKWGIAPLPKGTAGRITQLGQAGYAVFSKGKNQAEAINFLKFLASKENMARTAKFFPPPRQSVLRSSAYLNANPAVPASALKTALISQLGSARVLQTDTNWLKANDAITGSLDQVFQPGANTKAILDRTCQTVDGL
- the lsrF gene encoding 3-hydroxy-5-phosphonooxypentane-2,4-dione thiolase: MFEQMSWGKRNRLSRIVKPDGRSLMLAIDHGYFMGSTTGMEEPARAIAPLLPHIDALMVTPGLLGPCVDASLEAGIVLRASGGNTILAEDIDDEAYILSARQAVSLNASAVAVNVYVGSTHSHRTITNMTRAIEDASQYHLPVVGVTAAGKGLASKKDKRYLSHASRLLAELGADLIKTYYTEGFEEIVLKCPVPIIVAGGPRLDSYRDVLEMTYNAVQMGAIGVDMGRNIWQSDHPAAIIQGIKGILHGGLTLNEADDLVRSLCTPENERAKLFEFNADDEKLNKVH
- a CDS encoding cupin domain-containing protein, coding for MHQAKIDETPLRYDTYGPGYLSRGPRTDFGVVVLPPGQDFPNHYHEQTEESFFTLEGRVTLWTNGRRIELGPGDYHRCDPMEMHYFVNEGEVPWRAVFIKAPHNPGDGVTVEWKPGQPVPQIGPDLREE
- the lsrK gene encoding autoinducer-2 kinase, with the protein product MSGSLLAIDAGTGSVRAVLFTPEGEQRAVASQEWTHEGDGTPGVMNFAVERNWRLICDCIRQVMQRGGVSADQVLAVSASSMREAIVLYDRDGREIWACANVDARAADQVRFLQQQHTDLEQQTYRESGQTYALSAIPRLLWIKQHQPELFARVHRLSMLSDWVLYRLSGALASDPSNACTSGMFSLRRRDWSTLGLERLGLPTDIFPPVVEAGTAFAEVSPQAARDTGLHAGTPVVMGGGDVQLGCVGLGVVGPGDTAILGGTFWQQEVNLPAPTVDPAMDIRVNCHAVPGLWQAETIAFFVGASMRWFRDVFCQDEKKRAELEGVDAYTLLEEQARQVPPGAHGVLPIFSDVMRYSAWYHAAPSFLNLSLDPSQSGRHVLFRSLQENAAIVTAQNLLLIRQFTHIDSDVLTFAGGGSKGDLWCQILADVTGKPVRVPVVKEATALGTAIAAGTGADIYPTLAEGGTALVRWERIYTPDPQTTALYEQVAARWKEAYRVQRGLVDRQVTDSLWKAPGL